In Archangium violaceum, the following are encoded in one genomic region:
- a CDS encoding tetratricopeptide repeat protein — protein sequence MRRPLLLTLLTLATARAAAQDAARPEPAAEAAPAPAPEQPRARSRFEGLGRTPEQEKLLEELSEAVQRYEEESREFRQEVQQLIERKYQQKRDQLSKSYEKAISEVEARQRQDRLEAIARFEEFLRRYPNEPRYTPDVMFRLAELYFERSSDTHMLAQRQQTEQLNNLPEGAEPPPEPQPDFNPSIELYKQLIARFPDYRLNDGAWYLLGYCLEQQNAFEDSRAAYQQLIARYPTSRFTTEAWVRIGEYYFDAYNEPDALAKAAAAYEQAIKNTSHPLYDKALYKLGWTYYRMDLFDEAVTRFVTLMDFYEAQRAAKGDEAGGGDLRKEALQYTAISFADETWGGLDKAQAFFARIGPRPYEAEVYRRLGDVYFDQTNHDAAITAYRLVLQKDPLAPDAPQLQQKIVQAYQRDRKLTEATAESQKLSELYSPGSEWYQKYQNEPDVLAAADELAEKSLTASAFYHHEQARVFKKEGKLDEATASFKTAAIAYGKYLQRFPRSKNAYEMEYYYADCLYFSLQFGEAAKHYEAVRDSTLGKKYFADSTQSAVFSWQKQLDADIKAGKQPPRPPLLSKDRPEGQKVQPSPLSDLEEKLVAASDVYVAKLPKDERAPKVAYTAAELYYAHDDFPEARRRFEAIIQSYPQHEVARFSTNLVVETFLIDKDWRGLEEVSGKLADNKGVIDPNSHIHKELVGHKLSGRFKLADQLLAEGKYEEAAAKYLQLVNEAPQHEFADKALNNAAVAYEKTRRFDSALKLYERVFREYPSSSLAAGALFRVAVNAESSYDFDKAVNSYQKLVKDYPASKDREAALFNAARLLEGQQRYTEAAAAFQRYADLFPNAEDAPRNQFQAAVVLEKQEDWKGEIRTLEAFVRKFASRPAQVELVVDAKRRMGNAWMKLKNEKEALRAYESAASEFDRRKLQPDAQPLAADAAAYSRFQLAEAEFRKFDKLKIGGKGKALERSFTDKRAGVKSVNEAYARVFPYKRLEWTLAALYRRGYALERFANTIIETPIPPDVKRLGEEAVVAYQDMLSQQTAALEDGAVESYTATLQEARKNRLANEWTKKTLEALNRFRPNEYPVLKEAKNAIASEPLYPEGLLDGPGASTKGGAK from the coding sequence ATGCGCCGCCCCCTGCTGCTCACCCTGCTGACGCTGGCCACCGCGCGGGCCGCCGCCCAGGACGCGGCACGTCCGGAGCCCGCCGCCGAGGCGGCCCCGGCTCCAGCGCCGGAGCAGCCGCGGGCACGCTCGCGCTTCGAGGGCCTGGGCCGCACGCCCGAGCAGGAGAAGCTGCTGGAGGAGCTGAGCGAGGCCGTCCAGCGCTACGAGGAGGAGTCGCGCGAGTTCCGGCAGGAGGTGCAGCAGCTCATCGAGCGCAAGTACCAGCAGAAGCGCGACCAACTGTCGAAGTCGTACGAGAAGGCCATTTCCGAAGTGGAGGCGCGGCAGCGCCAGGATCGGCTGGAGGCCATCGCGCGCTTCGAGGAGTTCCTCCGGCGCTACCCCAACGAGCCGCGCTACACGCCGGACGTGATGTTCCGCCTGGCGGAGCTGTACTTCGAGCGCTCCAGCGATACGCACATGCTGGCCCAGCGCCAGCAAACGGAACAGCTGAACAACCTCCCCGAGGGCGCCGAGCCTCCGCCCGAGCCCCAACCGGACTTCAACCCGTCCATCGAGCTCTACAAGCAGCTCATCGCCCGCTTCCCGGACTACCGGCTCAACGACGGCGCCTGGTACCTGCTCGGCTACTGCCTGGAGCAGCAGAACGCCTTCGAGGACAGCCGCGCCGCCTACCAGCAGCTCATCGCCCGCTACCCCACCAGCCGCTTCACCACCGAGGCCTGGGTACGCATCGGCGAGTACTACTTCGACGCCTACAACGAGCCGGATGCGCTCGCCAAGGCGGCAGCGGCCTACGAGCAGGCCATCAAGAACACCTCGCACCCGCTCTACGACAAGGCCCTCTACAAGCTGGGGTGGACGTACTACCGCATGGACCTCTTCGACGAGGCGGTCACCCGCTTCGTCACGCTGATGGACTTCTACGAGGCCCAGCGCGCCGCCAAGGGCGACGAGGCGGGCGGTGGAGACCTGCGCAAGGAGGCGCTCCAGTACACCGCCATCTCCTTCGCCGACGAGACGTGGGGCGGCCTCGACAAGGCCCAGGCGTTCTTCGCGAGGATCGGCCCCCGGCCCTATGAGGCCGAGGTGTACCGCCGCCTGGGCGACGTCTACTTCGACCAGACCAACCACGACGCGGCCATCACCGCCTACCGGCTCGTGTTGCAGAAGGACCCGCTCGCGCCGGACGCGCCGCAGCTTCAGCAGAAGATCGTCCAGGCCTACCAGCGCGACCGCAAGCTGACGGAAGCCACCGCCGAGTCCCAGAAGCTCTCCGAGCTCTACTCGCCCGGCTCCGAGTGGTACCAGAAGTACCAGAACGAGCCGGATGTGCTGGCCGCCGCGGACGAGCTCGCCGAGAAGAGCCTCACCGCCAGCGCCTTCTACCACCACGAGCAGGCACGGGTGTTCAAGAAGGAGGGCAAGCTCGACGAGGCCACGGCGAGCTTCAAGACGGCCGCCATCGCCTACGGCAAGTACCTGCAGCGCTTCCCGCGCAGCAAGAACGCCTACGAGATGGAGTACTACTACGCCGACTGCCTCTACTTCTCGCTCCAGTTCGGCGAGGCGGCGAAGCACTACGAGGCCGTGCGTGACTCGACCCTGGGCAAGAAGTACTTCGCCGACTCGACCCAGAGCGCGGTGTTCTCCTGGCAGAAGCAGCTCGATGCGGACATCAAGGCCGGCAAGCAGCCTCCACGCCCCCCTCTGCTCTCCAAGGATCGCCCCGAGGGCCAGAAGGTGCAGCCCTCGCCGCTCTCCGACCTGGAAGAGAAGCTGGTGGCCGCTTCGGACGTGTACGTGGCGAAGCTGCCGAAGGACGAGCGCGCCCCCAAGGTCGCCTACACGGCGGCGGAGCTGTACTACGCCCACGACGACTTCCCCGAGGCACGCCGGCGCTTCGAGGCCATCATCCAGTCATACCCCCAGCACGAGGTGGCCCGCTTCTCCACCAACCTCGTCGTGGAGACATTCCTCATCGACAAGGACTGGAGGGGCCTTGAGGAAGTCAGTGGCAAGCTCGCCGACAACAAGGGCGTCATCGACCCCAACAGCCACATCCACAAGGAACTGGTCGGCCACAAGCTCTCCGGCCGCTTCAAGCTCGCCGACCAGTTGCTCGCCGAGGGCAAGTACGAGGAGGCCGCCGCCAAGTACCTCCAGCTCGTGAACGAGGCCCCCCAACACGAGTTCGCCGACAAGGCCCTCAACAACGCCGCCGTGGCCTATGAGAAGACGCGCCGCTTCGACTCGGCCCTCAAGCTGTACGAGCGCGTCTTCCGCGAGTACCCCTCCTCGTCCCTGGCCGCCGGAGCGCTCTTCCGCGTGGCGGTGAACGCGGAGAGCTCGTACGACTTCGACAAGGCGGTGAACAGCTACCAGAAGCTGGTGAAGGACTACCCCGCCTCGAAGGACCGCGAGGCCGCGCTCTTCAACGCCGCGCGCCTGCTCGAGGGCCAGCAGCGCTACACCGAGGCCGCCGCCGCATTCCAGCGCTACGCCGACCTCTTCCCCAACGCCGAGGACGCCCCGCGCAACCAGTTCCAGGCCGCCGTCGTCCTGGAGAAGCAGGAGGACTGGAAGGGCGAAATCCGCACGCTGGAGGCCTTCGTCCGCAAGTTCGCCTCGCGGCCCGCGCAGGTGGAGCTCGTGGTGGACGCGAAGCGCCGCATGGGCAACGCGTGGATGAAGCTGAAGAACGAAAAGGAGGCCCTGCGCGCCTACGAGTCCGCCGCCTCCGAGTTCGACCGCCGCAAGCTCCAACCGGATGCCCAGCCGCTCGCCGCGGACGCAGCCGCCTACAGCCGCTTCCAGCTCGCCGAGGCCGAGTTCCGCAAGTTCGACAAGCTCAAGATCGGTGGCAAGGGCAAAGCGCTCGAGCGCAGCTTCACGGACAAACGCGCCGGGGTGAAGTCCGTCAACGAGGCCTACGCCCGCGTCTTCCCCTACAAGCGCCTGGAGTGGACGCTCGCCGCGCTGTACCGCCGCGGCTACGCCCTGGAGCGCTTCGCCAACACCATCATCGAGACCCCCATCCCTCCGGACGTGAAGCGGCTCGGTGAGGAGGCGGTGGTGGCCTACCAGGACATGCTCTCGCAGCAGACGGCGGCGCTCGAGGACGGGGCCGTCGAGAGCTACACGGCCACCCTCCAGGAGGCGCGAAAGAACCGCCTCGCCAACGAGTGGACCAAGAAGACGCTCGAGGCGCTCAACCGCTTCCGGCCCAACGAGTACCCGGTGCTCAAGGAGGCGAAGAACGCCATCGCCTCGGAGCCGCTCTATCCCGAGGGCTTGTTGGACGGTCCAGGCGCCTCCACCAAGGGAGGTGCGAAATGA